Below is a window of Saccharomonospora viridis DSM 43017 DNA.
GCCGACCTCCGCCACACAGATCTCCACCTCGAACGGCTTCAGCTGCTCGGTGAAGATCGTGCTCAACGTCTGCGCGTAGACATTCGCCAGCGCCCGCGCGTTCACGTCCCGCCGGTCGTACATGTACCCCTGCAGGTCCACGTGTCGAATCCCGCCCCGGCGCAGGCTCTCGAACTCGCTGTACCGCCCCACAGCGGCGAAACCGATGCGGTCATAGATCTCCGAGACCTTGTGCAACGTCGGCGAGGGGTTCTCCGCGACGAACAACACACCGCCTCGGTACTTGAGCACGACGACGCTCCGTCCCCGCGCAATGCCCTTCCTTGCGAGCTCCGAACGCTCGCGCATCAATTGCTCGGGGGAGGCGTACAGCGGCATCGTCACTGGCGTTGGCTCCGCTCTGCTCGATGGACTACAGGACTACAAGGACTACTCGGACACTGACCCGCGGATCAACCGAGCTGACCGGGTCGCTCCGAACGCTCACGGACCACCGACTCGGCGATGGACGCCGTCTCTTCCTGGGGCAGCATCACGGCACCGTGCTCAGCGGTGATCGTGACCACCGTCGGATAGATACGGCGCACGAGGTCCGGACCACCGGTCGCGGTGTCGTCATCGGCCGCGTCATACAACGCTTCGATCGCGGTTCGCACCGCCGTGTCCGCGTCAGCCTCCGGGTCGTACAACTTCTTCAACGACGACTTCGCATACACCGCACCCGACCCGATGGCGTGGTACCCGGCGTTTTCCTCGTAACGACCGCCGGTCACGTCGAACGACACGATCCGACCGGCTCGCTTCGGATCGTCCGCGTCGATGTCGTATCCCACGAACAGCGGCAACACCGCCAAACCGGCAAGGGCCCCGTCCAGGTTGCCCTTGACCATGTTCGCCAACTTGTTGGCCTTACCGTCCAACGACAGGGAAACGCCCTCGATCTTCTCGTAATGCGCCAGCTCCACCGTGTAGAGCCGCACCAACTCGAGGGCGATCCCCGCTGTCCCCGCGATGCCCACCGCCGAGTACGCGTCGGTGACGTACACCTTCTCCAGGTCGCGGCTGGCGATGGTGTTTCCGGTGGTGGCCCTACGGTCACCCGCGATCAGCACACCACCGTTGAACGTCGACGCCACGATCGTGGTCCCGTGCGGAGGCTCAAAAGCGCTTCCCCCACCCGGAACCGCGGGCATGTTCTCCACCCGCGCACGAGGCAACAGATCAGGAGCCTCGGCCTTGAGGAAATCGATGAACGACGACGTCATCGTTGACATATACGCGGCGGGCAACGCGAAGCCCGCGTTTCGCGGCGTGTGTTCCATGCGTGCTCGTGGTTCCCCTCGACGAGGATGAACAGGACAACGTGCTTACCGACCTTCGATGATCGATAAGCCTAGGAGATAGGCCCGCGCCGCTTACTCGCCGCCCTTCTGAACGTAGGCACGCACGAAGTCCTCCGCGTTCTCCTCCAGCACGTCGTCGATCTCGTCGAGGATCGTGTCCACGTCCTCGCCGACCTTCTCCCGACGCTCCTGGCCCGCAGGGGCAGCGGCCTCGACGTCGTCGGAATCTCCACCACCGTGCTTCTCGATACGCTCCTGAGCCATACTCGCCTCCCGGTCTGGCCACTTACCTCTAGACTACCCAGAGTTGTGCGCTTTCGGGGCCCCGTCATCGTCCCGGCGTACCGCCATCGGTTCCCGACACCTTCGGTGAACAGCTCATTTCGCTGAGGTCAAGGCCTCCACCAACTCCTCAGCCGTCTCCGCCTCGTCCAGCAATTGGCCCACGTGCGCCTTGGTGCCCCGTAGCGGTTCCAGGGTCGGAATCCGCACCAGGGACTCCTTACCCACGTCGAAGATCACCGAATCCCACGACGCCGCCGCGATCGAGTCCGCGTACTTCTCCAACGCCCGGCCGCGGAAGTAGGCCCGGGTGTCCGCCGGCGGAGTCGTCATGGCCGCCTGCACTTCTTCCTCGCTGACCAGGCGCTTCATCGATCCACGCGCCACCAGTCGGTTGTACAGACCCTTGTCCAACCGCACATCCGAGTACTGCAGGTCGACCATGTGCAACCGCGGCGACGACCACCCCAGCGAATCCCGCTCCCGATACGCCTCCAACAGCCGCAGCTTCGCAGGCCAGTCGAGTCGGTCAGCGCACTCCTGCGGGTCCCGAGCCAGCGCGTCGATCGTCTCGCCCCACAGCCGCAGGATCTCCTTCGACTGCTCGTCGGCCCCCACCCGCTCCAAGTGCTGCGTCGCGAGGTCGTGGTAAGCGGACTGCAGATCGAGTGCCGTGTACCTGCGCCCGTTGGCGAGTTCCACGGTCGTCTTCAGCGTCGGGTCGTGGCTGATCTCATGGACCGCCCGCACCGGCTGATCCAGTTTCAGGTCGTCGAACTGCACCCCGTGCTCGATCATGTCGATCACCAGCGCGGCGGTGCCCAGCTTCAGATACGTGGCGTACTCCGCCAGGTTCGCGTCCCCGATGATGACGTGCAGCCGCCGGTACTTGTCGGCATCGGCGTGCGGCTCGTCGCGCGTGTTGATGATCCCCCGTTTGAGCGTGGTCTCCAGACCGACCTCGACTTCGATGTAGTCAGCACGTTGCGACAGCTGGAACCCGGGCTTCTCACCCTGCTGACCGATGCCCACCCGACCGGATCCGGTGATCACTTGTCGGGACACGAAGAACGGCGTCAGCCCCGCGATCACCGCCGTGAACGGTGTCGAGCGCTTCATCAGGTAGTTCTCGTGCGTGCCGTAACTGGCGCCCTTGCCGTCGATGTTGTTCTTGTAAAGCTGCACCGGCGCCTGTCCCGGCACGGTGGCCGCCCGCCTCGCGGCCTCCTCCATCACCCGCTCGCCCGCCTTGTCCCAGATGACCGCGTCCCGGGCGTTCGTCACCTCGGGGGCGGAGTACTCGGGATGAGCGTGATCGACG
It encodes the following:
- a CDS encoding ubiquitin-like protein Pup is translated as MAQERIEKHGGGDSDDVEAAAPAGQERREKVGEDVDTILDEIDDVLEENAEDFVRAYVQKGGE
- the prcB gene encoding proteasome subunit beta, which gives rise to MEHTPRNAGFALPAAYMSTMTSSFIDFLKAEAPDLLPRARVENMPAVPGGGSAFEPPHGTTIVASTFNGGVLIAGDRRATTGNTIASRDLEKVYVTDAYSAVGIAGTAGIALELVRLYTVELAHYEKIEGVSLSLDGKANKLANMVKGNLDGALAGLAVLPLFVGYDIDADDPKRAGRIVSFDVTGGRYEENAGYHAIGSGAVYAKSSLKKLYDPEADADTAVRTAIEALYDAADDDTATGGPDLVRRIYPTVVTITAEHGAVMLPQEETASIAESVVRERSERPGQLG
- the prcA gene encoding proteasome subunit alpha; protein product: MTMPLYASPEQLMRERSELARKGIARGRSVVVLKYRGGVLFVAENPSPTLHKVSEIYDRIGFAAVGRYSEFESLRRGGIRHVDLQGYMYDRRDVNARALANVYAQTLSTIFTEQLKPFEVEICVAEVGNNSSEDELYRLTYDGSIVMDEPKFVVMGGQTDAINAKLRETYSDDMELATALAVAVEALRAPSTSGASGNGETEPSKLEVAILDRERPGRKFRRITGAELESLMPAEDERTGSSGGSDKSSGDGEQN
- the dop gene encoding depupylase/deamidase Dop, which codes for MRRIMGTEVEYGIAVPGDPTANPVLTSTQVVLAYAAAADIPRARRARWDYEVESPLRDARGFDLGSPTQQGQDPDMEDLGAANVILTNGARLYVDHAHPEYSAPEVTNARDAVIWDKAGERVMEEAARRAATVPGQAPVQLYKNNIDGKGASYGTHENYLMKRSTPFTAVIAGLTPFFVSRQVITGSGRVGIGQQGEKPGFQLSQRADYIEVEVGLETTLKRGIINTRDEPHADADKYRRLHVIIGDANLAEYATYLKLGTAALVIDMIEHGVQFDDLKLDQPVRAVHEISHDPTLKTTVELANGRRYTALDLQSAYHDLATQHLERVGADEQSKEILRLWGETIDALARDPQECADRLDWPAKLRLLEAYRERDSLGWSSPRLHMVDLQYSDVRLDKGLYNRLVARGSMKRLVSEEEVQAAMTTPPADTRAYFRGRALEKYADSIAAASWDSVIFDVGKESLVRIPTLEPLRGTKAHVGQLLDEAETAEELVEALTSAK